One genomic segment of Trichococcus shcherbakoviae includes these proteins:
- a CDS encoding acetylornithine transaminase — MNEEIKTKGQAYLMNTFNRGAICMVEGQGSYLKDADGKQYLDFLAGIAVNALGHNHPKVTAAIAEQAAKLVHCSNFYWIEPQVQLAEKLITNSVLDKVFFGNSGAEANEGAIKLARKYGREVHGEGCYEIITADNSFHGRTMATLTATGQKQFHKDYDPFLEGFHYVPFNDFEALAAKVTEKTCAILLEPIQGEGGVYVGDQAYLEQVRALCDEKDILLIFDEVQTGMGRTGKWFAYEGYGVEPDVMTLAKALGNGVPIGALLAKDAVASHFKPGDHGSTFGGNPLVCAAAFATMQAIEDENILANVNEMGRYFEEKLVAFKEKYDFILDVRGKGLLLGMELAMKGADIVAKCMEKGVIINCTHDTVLRFLPPLNVTSAEIDKAVAVMDEVFQTIEA, encoded by the coding sequence ATGAATGAAGAGATAAAAACAAAAGGGCAAGCCTACTTGATGAATACTTTCAACCGCGGAGCCATCTGTATGGTCGAAGGACAAGGCAGCTACCTGAAGGATGCGGACGGCAAGCAATATTTGGATTTCCTGGCAGGCATCGCCGTGAACGCGTTAGGACATAATCATCCGAAAGTGACGGCTGCGATAGCGGAACAGGCGGCCAAACTGGTCCACTGCTCGAACTTTTATTGGATTGAGCCGCAAGTGCAGTTGGCGGAAAAACTGATCACGAATTCCGTTTTGGATAAGGTCTTTTTCGGCAACAGCGGCGCGGAAGCCAATGAAGGGGCCATCAAATTGGCGCGCAAATACGGACGCGAAGTCCACGGTGAAGGCTGCTACGAAATCATCACAGCGGATAATTCCTTCCACGGCCGTACGATGGCGACGTTGACGGCGACCGGCCAAAAGCAATTCCATAAAGATTACGATCCGTTCCTGGAAGGTTTCCACTATGTTCCTTTCAATGACTTTGAGGCTTTGGCCGCCAAAGTTACGGAAAAGACATGCGCAATCCTTTTGGAGCCGATCCAGGGCGAAGGCGGCGTCTACGTGGGCGATCAAGCCTACCTGGAGCAAGTGCGTGCGCTCTGTGACGAAAAGGATATCCTGTTGATCTTTGATGAAGTCCAAACCGGGATGGGCCGCACCGGCAAGTGGTTCGCCTACGAAGGCTACGGTGTGGAACCGGATGTGATGACGTTGGCGAAGGCTTTGGGTAATGGCGTTCCGATCGGCGCGCTGTTGGCTAAGGATGCTGTCGCTTCCCATTTCAAACCGGGCGATCATGGTTCAACTTTCGGCGGCAATCCGCTTGTCTGTGCGGCAGCTTTCGCAACCATGCAAGCGATCGAAGACGAGAATATCCTGGCGAACGTCAATGAGATGGGCCGCTATTTCGAAGAGAAATTAGTGGCATTCAAGGAAAAATATGATTTTATCCTCGATGTGCGCGGCAAAGGCTTGCTGCTCGGGATGGAACTGGCGATGAAGGGAGCCGACATCGTCGCGAAGTGCATGGAAAAGGGCGTCATCATCAACTGCACGCATGATACGGTATTGCGTTTCCTTCCGCCGCTGAATGTGACCAGCGCGGAAATCGACAAGGCTGTTGCAGTGATGGATGAAGTTTTTCAAACAATTGAAGCTTAA
- the argB gene encoding acetylglutamate kinase — MKMNKSNCEKAEMLVEVLPYVNRFRDKIIVIKYGGNAMINEELKKAVMQDLLLMKSVGMHPILVHGGGPAINDMLKKLKVESHFEQGLRVTDKETMEIVEMVLAGKVNKDIVGTLNQLGGKGIGLSGKDGNLIQARKKYLEKNGEKIDIGYVGEVEAVNKEMLDSLIYSGYIPIISSIGMGKDGMSYNINADYVAGAIAKAVQANKFILLTDVEGIFRDYHDKDSLISRITLDEIEALEADGVISGGMVPKVDCCIDALRGGVDGAHIIDGRLRHSILLEVFFDEGIGTMIDREKEGVLE, encoded by the coding sequence ATGAAGATGAATAAGAGCAATTGTGAAAAAGCCGAAATGCTTGTCGAAGTACTGCCTTACGTCAACCGTTTCCGCGATAAGATCATCGTCATCAAATACGGCGGCAATGCCATGATCAATGAAGAGCTGAAAAAAGCCGTCATGCAGGATTTATTATTGATGAAATCGGTGGGGATGCACCCTATCCTTGTCCATGGCGGCGGACCGGCCATCAACGATATGCTGAAAAAACTGAAGGTCGAGAGCCACTTCGAGCAGGGGCTGCGCGTGACGGACAAAGAGACGATGGAAATCGTCGAAATGGTGTTGGCGGGCAAAGTCAACAAGGATATCGTCGGCACCCTGAACCAGCTCGGCGGCAAAGGCATCGGCTTGTCAGGTAAAGACGGCAATCTGATCCAAGCGCGCAAAAAATATCTGGAAAAGAACGGCGAAAAAATCGACATCGGCTATGTGGGCGAAGTGGAAGCAGTCAACAAGGAAATGCTGGATTCGCTCATCTACAGCGGCTATATCCCGATCATTTCTTCCATCGGTATGGGCAAGGACGGGATGAGCTACAACATCAACGCCGATTATGTAGCCGGCGCTATAGCGAAGGCCGTTCAGGCAAATAAATTCATCCTGCTGACTGACGTGGAAGGGATTTTCCGCGATTACCATGATAAGGATTCCCTGATCTCTCGGATCACGCTTGATGAGATCGAAGCATTGGAAGCGGATGGCGTCATCTCAGGCGGAATGGTGCCGAAGGTTGACTGCTGCATCGACGCATTGCGAGGCGGTGTGGACGGAGCGCACATCATCGATGGCCGTTTGCGCCACTCGATTTTGTTGGAAGTGTTTTTCGACGAAGGGATCGGCACGATGATCGATCGTGAGAAGGAAGGGGTACTGGAATAA
- the argJ gene encoding bifunctional glutamate N-acetyltransferase/amino-acid acetyltransferase ArgJ has protein sequence MIKKLHKSGVTAAAGVQAAGIHAGFKKRKKDMALLYFPDGATVAGVFTKNKVKAAPVQYDQQALQQHDRFKAILINSGNANACTGKQGKADVEETVKLLSAELNIQPEEVLVSSTGVIGMFMNMETMKKGIKEIAPEVSEFGGAAASKAIMTTDTVPKEVSFTFEVAGKTATIGGMVKGSGMIHPNLGTMLGYITTDVAIGQTALHAMLLKAADATFNHATIDGDTSTNDSVFVAATGKLDNPLIVSADDAGYAEVEAGVLSICSQLAQLLVKDGEGATKFVEVLVSGAKTMADAVSIGKSVATSSLVKTAMFGEDANWGRVITAAGYADTEYFDADVIDIAFSSKNGEIKLCEAGMGVVFDEELAKKILEADEINILIDLHLGTEAASTWTCDFSYDYVKINADYRS, from the coding sequence ATGATAAAGAAATTACATAAAAGCGGTGTGACTGCCGCTGCAGGTGTGCAAGCCGCAGGGATTCACGCTGGGTTCAAGAAACGCAAAAAGGACATGGCGCTGCTGTATTTCCCGGATGGGGCAACAGTTGCGGGCGTCTTCACCAAAAATAAAGTCAAAGCGGCTCCGGTCCAGTACGATCAACAAGCCCTGCAGCAACATGACCGTTTCAAGGCGATCCTGATCAACAGCGGCAACGCGAATGCCTGTACAGGCAAACAAGGCAAAGCCGATGTGGAAGAGACCGTGAAGCTCCTTTCTGCAGAATTGAACATCCAACCGGAAGAAGTGTTGGTGTCTTCGACAGGCGTCATCGGGATGTTCATGAACATGGAGACAATGAAAAAAGGGATCAAGGAAATCGCACCGGAAGTTTCCGAATTCGGCGGTGCTGCAGCCAGCAAAGCAATCATGACGACTGATACGGTTCCGAAAGAAGTCAGCTTCACCTTTGAAGTCGCCGGCAAGACGGCTACCATCGGCGGAATGGTCAAGGGATCCGGGATGATCCATCCGAACCTTGGCACGATGCTGGGCTACATCACAACTGATGTCGCAATCGGTCAAACAGCCTTACACGCGATGTTACTGAAAGCCGCTGACGCGACCTTCAACCACGCTACCATCGATGGGGACACGAGCACGAACGATTCCGTCTTTGTCGCTGCAACCGGCAAACTGGATAATCCGCTGATTGTTTCGGCTGATGATGCAGGCTATGCCGAAGTTGAAGCGGGTGTCCTATCCATCTGCTCCCAATTGGCGCAGCTGTTGGTCAAGGACGGTGAAGGAGCGACAAAATTTGTCGAGGTGCTGGTTTCCGGCGCGAAGACAATGGCTGATGCCGTTTCGATCGGCAAATCGGTTGCTACATCAAGTTTAGTGAAGACGGCGATGTTCGGCGAGGATGCCAACTGGGGTCGTGTCATCACGGCTGCCGGTTATGCGGACACGGAATACTTCGATGCCGATGTGATTGATATCGCGTTCTCAAGCAAGAACGGCGAAATCAAGCTTTGCGAAGCAGGGATGGGCGTAGTCTTCGATGAAGAACTTGCGAAAAAAATATTGGAAGCAGATGAAATCAATATTTTGATCGACCTGCATCTGGGAACAGAAGCCGCCAGCACGTGGACATGCGACTTCTCTTACGACTACGTGAAAATAAATGCGGATTACAGGAGTTGA
- the argC gene encoding N-acetyl-gamma-glutamyl-phosphate reductase: MIHVSIIGATGYTGVELVRLLGLREDVVLDHLTSRTYAGQKIQHLFPHLLGNVDHTCEELDLEQVTTDSDIIFVALPHGHALPIAKKAKEKGKKVIDLGADFRLKDAVVYEEWYKVAHTEPELLEEAVYGLPEWDREAIKDATVIANPGCFVTSILLGLMPLMKKGWVVPNSIVCDSKSGTSGAGRAGNVANLFTEVESSFKAYGVAHHRHTPEIEQLLTQMAGTDTMIQFTPHLVPMSRGILSTIYATVTGGHTAEEIHALFEEAYADEPFVQVLPAGMWPMTKSVKGTNNCQLGVTYDERTGRVIIVSVIDNLMKGAAGQAVQNMNLMFGLAETTGLQMIGLFP, translated from the coding sequence ATGATTCATGTCAGTATCATTGGAGCAACAGGTTACACGGGGGTAGAATTAGTCCGATTATTGGGATTGCGCGAGGATGTGGTTCTGGATCATCTGACCTCCCGCACGTACGCGGGTCAAAAGATCCAGCATCTTTTTCCGCACCTGTTGGGCAATGTCGATCACACGTGTGAAGAATTGGATCTGGAACAAGTGACGACGGACAGCGATATTATTTTTGTGGCTTTGCCGCATGGACACGCGTTGCCGATAGCCAAGAAAGCTAAAGAAAAAGGTAAAAAAGTCATCGATCTGGGAGCCGATTTCCGATTGAAGGATGCGGTGGTCTATGAAGAATGGTACAAAGTTGCGCACACCGAGCCGGAACTTTTGGAAGAAGCCGTCTACGGTCTGCCCGAATGGGACCGCGAGGCGATCAAGGATGCAACAGTCATCGCGAACCCGGGTTGCTTCGTGACAAGCATTCTATTGGGCTTGATGCCATTAATGAAAAAAGGTTGGGTCGTGCCGAACAGCATCGTCTGCGATTCCAAATCCGGCACATCCGGAGCGGGCCGCGCCGGCAACGTAGCGAACCTCTTCACTGAGGTGGAAAGCAGCTTTAAAGCCTACGGGGTAGCGCATCACCGCCACACACCGGAAATCGAGCAGCTGTTGACGCAGATGGCCGGCACGGACACGATGATCCAATTCACGCCGCATCTGGTGCCGATGAGCCGAGGCATACTCAGCACCATCTATGCGACGGTCACCGGGGGACATACGGCAGAAGAAATCCACGCTCTTTTTGAGGAAGCTTACGCCGACGAACCGTTTGTGCAGGTTCTGCCTGCGGGCATGTGGCCGATGACGAAATCGGTAAAAGGCACAAATAACTGCCAATTGGGTGTCACCTACGACGAACGCACAGGCCGGGTCATCATCGTATCTGTCATCGACAACTTGATGAAGGGTGCTGCCGGCCAAGCCGTGCAAAACATGAACCTGATGTTCGGACTTGCCGAAACGACAGGATTACAGATGATAGGGCTTTTCCCGTAA
- the argF gene encoding ornithine carbamoyltransferase, whose amino-acid sequence MEQVFQGRSLLAEKDFTREELEYLIDFSAHLKDLKKRNIPHRYLEGKNICLLFEKASTRTRAAFTVAAIDLGAHPEYLGKNDIQLGKKESVEDTAKVLGSMFDGIEFRGFSQKTVEDLAKYAGVPVWNGLTDDWHPTQMIADFLTVKEHFGKLAGLKLVYVGDGRNNVANSLLVTGAILGVNVTICAPESLFPTDELVEMAQKFAEKSGSKIEITADVAQGVKAADVLYTDVWVSMGEEDKFAERIELLTPYQINMEMIEKTGNDDVIMLHCLPAFHDTKTQYGQEIAETFGMREMEVTDAAFRSKHGLQFEQAENRMHSIKAIMAATLGNLFIPKV is encoded by the coding sequence TTGGAACAAGTATTTCAAGGAAGAAGCTTATTGGCGGAAAAAGATTTCACTCGGGAAGAATTGGAGTATCTGATTGATTTTTCGGCACATCTGAAGGATCTGAAGAAACGAAATATCCCGCACCGTTATCTTGAAGGCAAGAACATCTGCCTATTATTCGAAAAAGCATCCACTCGCACCAGAGCCGCTTTTACAGTGGCTGCCATCGATCTTGGGGCGCATCCTGAATATCTCGGGAAAAATGATATCCAATTGGGCAAAAAGGAATCCGTTGAAGATACCGCTAAAGTGCTCGGCAGCATGTTCGACGGCATCGAATTCCGCGGCTTCAGCCAAAAAACCGTCGAAGATTTGGCGAAATATGCCGGTGTACCGGTGTGGAACGGCTTGACCGATGACTGGCATCCGACCCAAATGATCGCCGATTTCCTGACGGTCAAAGAGCATTTCGGCAAGTTGGCCGGACTTAAGTTGGTTTATGTCGGGGATGGACGCAATAATGTCGCCAACAGCTTGTTGGTTACCGGCGCTATCCTGGGTGTCAACGTCACGATCTGCGCGCCGGAATCGTTGTTCCCGACCGATGAATTGGTTGAGATGGCGCAGAAATTCGCTGAAAAGAGCGGCAGCAAAATCGAAATCACGGCCGATGTAGCCCAAGGCGTGAAAGCGGCAGATGTGCTTTACACCGATGTATGGGTATCGATGGGTGAAGAAGATAAATTTGCGGAGCGTATTGAATTGTTGACACCTTATCAGATCAATATGGAGATGATTGAGAAGACTGGCAATGATGATGTGATCATGTTGCACTGCCTGCCGGCTTTCCACGATACAAAAACGCAATATGGCCAGGAAATCGCGGAAACATTCGGCATGCGCGAGATGGAAGTGACCGACGCGGCCTTCCGCAGCAAGCATGGTCTTCAGTTTGAACAAGCCGAAAATCGCATGCATTCCATCAAGGCAATCATGGCTGCGACCTTAGGAAATTTATTTATTCCAAAAGTTTGA
- the ribD gene encoding bifunctional diaminohydroxyphosphoribosylaminopyrimidine deaminase/5-amino-6-(5-phosphoribosylamino)uracil reductase RibD, whose protein sequence is MQDKDTHFMQMALELAEKGRGAVAPNPMVGAIIVKDGRIIGSGYHEKFGEGHAEVNAFRSATEDVAGATIYVTLEPCSHYGKTPPCSDKIIEKKIGRVVIAALDPNPLVSGRGVKKLQAAGIEVVTGVLAEESIRLNEIFMKYIVKKEPFVIMKAAMSLDGKIATRTGESQWITGPAARERVHQLRNALTGIMVGVQTVIMDDPQLTSRIPGGKNPVRIIVDSTLRIPLEAKVLQNQDVAKTLIATTERADRSKAARIEESGIELLTVPDKDGQTDLKALMSALGERGIDSILLEGGATLNFSALQAGIVDKVQVYVAPKLIGGETAKTPVGGDGIEKLSQAFSVIELKASTVGEDILLEGYISKNE, encoded by the coding sequence ATGCAAGATAAGGATACACACTTTATGCAAATGGCTCTGGAACTGGCGGAGAAAGGCCGCGGGGCCGTCGCGCCAAATCCGATGGTCGGCGCCATCATCGTCAAGGACGGACGCATCATCGGATCCGGCTACCACGAAAAATTCGGGGAAGGCCATGCTGAAGTGAACGCGTTCCGCTCGGCAACAGAAGATGTGGCCGGCGCGACCATCTACGTGACCTTGGAACCCTGCTCCCATTACGGCAAAACACCGCCCTGCTCCGACAAGATCATCGAAAAGAAAATCGGGCGGGTCGTCATCGCGGCTTTGGATCCCAATCCGTTGGTTTCCGGGCGCGGCGTCAAGAAACTGCAGGCTGCCGGCATTGAAGTGGTGACAGGCGTCCTGGCCGAAGAAAGCATCCGTTTGAATGAAATATTCATGAAATACATCGTCAAAAAAGAGCCTTTCGTCATCATGAAAGCAGCGATGTCCCTGGACGGAAAGATCGCGACCCGGACCGGAGAATCGCAATGGATCACCGGACCTGCCGCTAGGGAACGCGTGCATCAACTGCGCAACGCCCTCACCGGCATCATGGTCGGCGTCCAGACCGTCATCATGGACGATCCGCAGCTGACCTCCCGCATTCCGGGAGGAAAAAATCCGGTGCGGATCATCGTCGACAGCACCTTGCGCATCCCGCTGGAAGCAAAAGTGCTCCAAAACCAGGATGTGGCCAAGACTCTTATCGCAACGACAGAACGGGCAGACCGCAGCAAGGCAGCCCGGATCGAAGAATCCGGCATCGAGCTTTTGACCGTACCCGACAAAGACGGCCAGACCGACCTGAAGGCGCTGATGAGCGCCCTCGGGGAGCGCGGCATCGACAGCATCCTCCTGGAAGGCGGCGCGACTTTGAACTTTTCTGCCCTGCAGGCGGGCATCGTCGACAAAGTGCAAGTCTACGTCGCTCCGAAATTGATCGGCGGGGAAACGGCAAAAACACCTGTCGGCGGAGATGGCATCGAGAAGCTGAGCCAAGCTTTTAGCGTGATCGAGTTGAAGGCCAGCACCGTCGGGGAAGACATCCTCTTGGAAGGCTACATTTCCAAGAACGAATAA
- a CDS encoding riboflavin synthase, protein MFTGIIEEVGTLKGIRHGQKSSVVTVGGKKVLIGTKIGDSISTNGVCLTVTKLHKDAFDADVMPETLQRSNLGALQMGGRVNLERALQLDTRLGGHIVSGHIDGTGSIKEYRKDDNAVWITISAGPELLRYIIEKGSITIDGVSLTVATVDSGSFQVSIIPHTGAETILLEKKLGDTVNLECDIIGKYVEKLLGLSPKTQTKQSNLSEAFLQENGFF, encoded by the coding sequence ATGTTTACTGGAATCATCGAAGAAGTCGGCACCTTAAAAGGCATCCGCCATGGGCAAAAATCTTCCGTCGTCACTGTCGGCGGCAAAAAAGTGCTGATCGGGACAAAAATCGGCGACAGCATTTCCACCAACGGCGTCTGCCTGACGGTAACGAAGCTGCATAAGGATGCCTTCGATGCGGACGTCATGCCGGAAACACTGCAGCGCTCCAATCTAGGCGCCCTGCAGATGGGCGGCCGCGTCAATCTGGAACGGGCATTGCAGCTTGATACCCGCCTAGGCGGGCACATCGTCAGCGGCCACATCGACGGCACCGGATCGATCAAGGAATACCGCAAGGACGATAATGCCGTCTGGATCACCATATCAGCCGGCCCCGAACTGCTCCGCTACATCATCGAAAAAGGCTCGATCACCATCGACGGCGTCAGCCTGACTGTGGCGACGGTCGACAGCGGCTCGTTCCAGGTATCCATCATTCCCCATACCGGAGCGGAGACGATCCTGCTCGAGAAGAAGTTGGGCGACACGGTCAATCTGGAGTGCGACATCATCGGAAAATACGTGGAAAAACTGCTGGGCCTGAGCCCTAAAACACAAACAAAACAAAGCAACCTATCTGAAGCTTTCTTGCAAGAGAACGGCTTTTTCTGA
- a CDS encoding bifunctional 3,4-dihydroxy-2-butanone-4-phosphate synthase/GTP cyclohydrolase II has protein sequence MFNTSEEIIADIKAGKIIVLVDDEDRENEGDLICAAEFATPENINFMAIYAKGLICMPMDRTLTEKLVLTPMVDRNTDNHGTAFTVAIDHVETTTGISAFERSLTVMKAVEDNAQPEDFRRPGHIFPLKAVDNGVLARNGHTEATVDLARLAGLKPAGLCCEIMADDGTMMRTDELITFAKQHDLKIGTIADLIAYRKENEQLYKREGKAKLPTKYGEFDIYTYVSKIDADEHHVALVMGDVTTEEPVLVRVHSECLTGDVFGSKRCDCGQQLDAAMKQIAEAGRGVLVYLRQEGRGIGLVNKIHAYSLQDQGYDTVEANLILGFPSDLREYYMADEMLQDLGVKEIRLLTNNPLKIEGLKKHGVKITERLPIQLEIFDETQRYMETKKQKMGHYLDL, from the coding sequence ATGTTCAACACATCTGAAGAAATAATCGCGGACATCAAAGCAGGCAAAATCATCGTGCTTGTCGATGATGAGGATCGCGAAAATGAAGGCGATCTGATTTGCGCAGCCGAATTCGCGACTCCGGAAAACATCAATTTCATGGCCATCTACGCGAAAGGCTTAATCTGTATGCCGATGGATCGGACACTCACCGAGAAACTGGTGCTGACTCCGATGGTGGACCGCAACACCGATAATCATGGGACAGCCTTCACCGTCGCCATCGACCACGTTGAGACGACCACCGGCATCTCGGCCTTCGAACGCTCTTTGACCGTCATGAAGGCAGTAGAGGATAATGCCCAGCCCGAAGATTTCCGCCGACCCGGCCACATTTTCCCGCTGAAAGCAGTGGACAACGGCGTGCTCGCTCGCAACGGCCACACCGAAGCCACCGTCGACTTGGCGCGTTTGGCCGGGCTGAAGCCGGCAGGGCTCTGCTGCGAAATCATGGCCGATGACGGCACGATGATGCGCACAGACGAACTGATCACTTTCGCCAAACAACATGACCTGAAGATCGGCACGATCGCCGACCTGATCGCCTACCGCAAGGAGAACGAACAGCTCTACAAGCGCGAAGGCAAAGCCAAACTACCCACCAAATACGGTGAGTTCGACATCTACACTTACGTGAGCAAGATCGACGCAGACGAACACCACGTCGCTTTGGTCATGGGCGATGTCACGACGGAAGAACCCGTGCTGGTGCGCGTCCATTCCGAGTGCTTGACCGGCGATGTCTTCGGATCGAAACGCTGCGACTGCGGCCAGCAATTGGACGCGGCCATGAAGCAGATCGCCGAGGCAGGCCGAGGGGTCTTGGTCTACTTGCGCCAGGAAGGACGCGGCATCGGGCTCGTCAACAAAATCCACGCTTATTCGCTGCAGGACCAAGGCTACGACACAGTTGAAGCCAATCTGATTCTGGGATTCCCAAGCGATCTGCGCGAATACTACATGGCTGACGAGATGCTGCAAGACTTGGGCGTCAAGGAAATCCGGCTTTTGACGAACAATCCGCTTAAGATAGAAGGATTGAAAAAGCACGGTGTGAAGATCACCGAAAGGCTTCCGATCCAGCTGGAGATCTTCGATGAAACGCAGCGCTACATGGAAACAAAGAAACAAAAGATGGGGCATTATTTGGATTTATAA
- the ribE gene encoding 6,7-dimethyl-8-ribityllumazine synthase, translating into MNIIEGQLIAQDLKIAIVVARFNEFIGSKLVGGALDGLKRHGVAEDAIDLAWVPGAYEIPLVAQKMAASGKYDAVITLGAVIKGATAHFDYVCSEVSKGVATASMSTGVPVIFGVLTTDTIEQAIERAGTKAGNKGYDCAVSAIEMANLLKNL; encoded by the coding sequence ATGAACATCATCGAAGGACAATTAATTGCACAGGATTTAAAAATCGCTATCGTGGTGGCAAGATTCAACGAATTCATCGGCTCGAAATTGGTGGGCGGTGCCTTGGACGGCTTGAAGCGCCATGGCGTGGCTGAAGATGCCATCGACTTGGCATGGGTGCCGGGCGCATACGAGATCCCATTGGTAGCACAAAAAATGGCGGCTTCCGGAAAATACGATGCTGTCATCACTTTGGGCGCCGTCATCAAAGGTGCGACAGCGCATTTCGATTACGTCTGTTCCGAGGTATCCAAAGGCGTAGCAACCGCCTCCATGAGTACGGGCGTTCCAGTCATCTTCGGCGTCCTGACGACCGACACGATCGAACAAGCCATTGAGCGCGCCGGCACGAAAGCGGGCAACAAAGGCTACGATTGTGCCGTATCCGCCATCGAAATGGCCAACCTGCTTAAGAATTTATAA
- a CDS encoding HAD family hydrolase, producing the protein MEKLMFKGVRTIILDYDGTLHDSTKNYIHAFKQAYAYLVEAGHAASRDWADAEITKWLGYSSKAMWENFMPDLEEEIRSKASKMIGQILLEKAQTGQAVLYEGALETLQALKKKGYRLVFLSNCSRAYMEAHRESFGLDRYFDGMYCTEDFSFIPKYEIFESIQSVFPGGYLIVGDRFQDIEVAEHHPVSTVGCRYGFGFPGELDSADAQIDDIRELNDLL; encoded by the coding sequence ATGGAAAAACTAATGTTCAAAGGAGTCCGCACCATCATCCTTGACTACGACGGCACCCTCCATGACAGCACCAAGAATTACATCCACGCTTTCAAACAAGCCTATGCTTACCTCGTTGAAGCCGGCCACGCCGCATCAAGAGATTGGGCGGATGCTGAAATCACGAAGTGGCTGGGCTACAGCAGCAAAGCCATGTGGGAAAATTTCATGCCTGACCTAGAAGAAGAAATCCGATCGAAGGCCTCAAAAATGATCGGGCAGATCCTGCTGGAAAAAGCCCAAACCGGGCAGGCTGTTCTTTACGAGGGCGCTCTGGAAACTTTGCAGGCATTGAAGAAGAAAGGCTACCGCTTGGTCTTCTTGAGCAACTGCAGCCGGGCCTACATGGAAGCGCACCGGGAAAGCTTCGGGTTGGACCGATACTTCGACGGCATGTACTGCACCGAAGATTTCAGCTTCATCCCCAAATATGAAATCTTCGAATCGATCCAATCGGTTTTCCCTGGCGGCTACCTGATCGTGGGCGACCGTTTCCAGGACATCGAGGTCGCCGAACATCATCCCGTCAGCACAGTGGGCTGCCGCTACGGCTTCGGTTTTCCCGGAGAACTGGACTCGGCGGATGCACAGATAGACGATATCCGCGAATTGAACGACTTGCTGTAA
- a CDS encoding type 1 glutamine amidotransferase has protein sequence MGIAILQHVDFEGPGEIENWCRQTGNEYKVYRLFLGEALPKSEETDFLVILGGPMSVLDELPWLEEERQLIRALISQGKPVFGVCLGGQQIAKALGADIFQGAYREAGWLPIRTISSTTIGDLPEEMVVFHWHGEQFGLPEGAERLFASDVCPNQGFVYKSNVIGLQFHFESTKESIESILQNDVAFLDGTAYTQTAVEIRNYPIPASNRELLYRLLDRLNRNFR, from the coding sequence ATGGGTATCGCAATTTTGCAGCACGTGGATTTTGAAGGGCCAGGTGAAATCGAGAATTGGTGCCGACAGACCGGAAATGAATATAAGGTATACCGCCTATTTCTGGGTGAAGCTTTGCCGAAATCGGAGGAAACGGATTTCCTGGTGATATTGGGCGGTCCCATGAGCGTCCTGGATGAACTGCCTTGGCTGGAGGAGGAGCGCCAGCTTATCCGCGCACTCATCAGCCAGGGCAAGCCAGTGTTTGGCGTTTGTCTCGGCGGACAGCAGATCGCCAAAGCTTTGGGGGCTGACATTTTTCAGGGGGCCTACCGGGAAGCAGGCTGGCTGCCGATCCGAACGATAAGCTCGACAACTATCGGCGATTTGCCTGAGGAAATGGTCGTGTTCCATTGGCACGGGGAACAATTCGGCTTGCCGGAAGGAGCGGAGCGCCTGTTCGCAAGCGATGTCTGTCCGAACCAGGGCTTTGTCTATAAAAGTAACGTGATCGGCCTGCAATTCCATTTCGAGTCCACAAAGGAGAGCATCGAGAGCATTCTCCAGAACGATGTGGCCTTCTTGGATGGCACCGCCTATACGCAGACGGCAGTAGAAATCCGGAATTATCCGATTCCAGCGAGCAACCGGGAGCTGCTTTATCGGTTGTTGGACCGGTTGAATCGGAATTTCCGGTGA